One Huiozyma naganishii CBS 8797 chromosome 4, complete genome genomic region harbors:
- the KEG1 gene encoding Keg1p (similar to Saccharomyces cerevisiae YFR042W; ancestral locus Anc_3.549) produces the protein MTRIINRLYIYYQLSTSVLFLALFARWAVLYPLVSGRFLPGGIHVFLISLICYATVGELLWSLKFRRVSGTLKSATLLKDANLLYFCLAMNHISDYDHSLVLKNISYSAFIIGLSLSQCYVHATQMFKRGEPLWFSGFLRRVYVYILLPVMHLSEFNLLLLNVQSSQSIESPVLDIVHKIVLVFFLPLACVAWRKAMV, from the coding sequence ATGACGCGGATCATCAACAGACTGTACATCTATTATCAATTGTCGACCAGTGTGCTGTTTCTGGCACTGTTCGCACGCTGGGCGGTGCTGTACCCGCTCGTTTCGGGACGGTTTTTACCAGGCGGGATACATGTGTTCCtaatctctttgatttgCTACGCCACTGTCGGGGAGTTGCTGTGGTCGTTGAAGTTCCGTCGGGTATCTGGTACATTGAAGTCTGCAACGTTACTGAAGGACGCTAATTTGCTGTACTTTTGCCTTGCGATGAACCATATATCAGATTATGACCACTCATTGGTACTGAAGAACATCAGCTACTCGGCATTCATAATCGGGCTGTCTTTGTCCCAATGTTACGTCCATGCCACGCAAATGTTCAAGAGGGGGGAACCTCTTTGGTTTAGCGGTTTCCTCAGACGCGTGTACGTTTACATTTTGCTGCCCGTGATGCACCTCAGCGAGTTCAATCTGTTGCTGCTCAATGTGCAATCCAGTCAATCGATTGAATCTCCGGTGTTGGACATCGTCCACAAAATCGTTCTTGTCTTCTTTCTCCCCCTCGCCTGTGTTGCTTGGCGGAAAGCGATGGTGTAA
- the MRX20 gene encoding Mrx20p (similar to Saccharomyces cerevisiae YFR045W; ancestral locus Anc_3.556) gives MREKGYKVQILAGSCAALFQTTVSQPFEFLKTGLQLRGVAHPLEGAAQLRTYFTGCSVLNVGAVLKTCLRFQAFDWACALLRDPAAPVASPLVGPRMLLASVLTGTAETVLVVPLESIKTTMIENALRRGETGPPIGSKLPDSGQSKPTFHSARSSGPAIALNDRWAPYDKTPSVGLLANVKEIYATRGVRGYFQGMFPTMWRQIGNSMVRFTTYSVLKQTVTQRGQPINETLAFAMGALSSLAVVTITQPLDVIKTRMQSRHARTEYRNSLNCCYRIFVQEGITTFWKGAVPRLFKVALSGGISFGIYEYVENLVYGFQNEGFLK, from the exons ATGCGTGAG AAAGGGTACAAGGTACAGATACTGGCTGGAAGCTGTGCGGCGCTGTTTCAGACCACGGTGTCGCAACCGtttgagttcttgaagacaGGGTTGCAGCTGAGAGGGGTTGCGCACCCGTTGGAAGGGGCAGCGCAACTGCGGACGTACTTCACTGGTTGTTCCGTGCTGAATGTAGGGGCCGTGCTGAAAACTTGTCTGAGGTTCCAGGCGTTCGATTGGGCGTGTGCACTGCTACGGGACCCGGCGGCTCCAGTAGCGTCTCCGCTGGTTGGGCCCAGAATGCTGCTGGCGAGTGTGCTTACAGGTACCGCAGAAACTGTACTCGTGGTACCCCTGGAGTCCATTAAGACTACAATGATTGAGAATGCCCTACGGAGGGGGGAGACGGGTCCACCCATCGGTAGTAAACTGCCCGACTCGGGCCAGTCCAAACCTACTTTCCACTCGGCACGCTCTTCCGGTCCAGCCATTGCGCTGAATGATCGCTGGGCCCCTTACGATAAGACCCCGTCCGTGGGGCTTCTCGCGAACGTCAAAGAGATTTACGCCACGAGGGGCGTACGAGGATACTTCCAGGGGATGTTTCCTACCATGTGGAGACAGATCGGGAACTCGATGGTCCGTTTCACGACATATTCGGTACTGAAACAGACGGTGACGCAGCGCGGGCAACCGATAAACGAGACGCTTGCGTTCGCGATGGGGGCACTGTCATCGCTGGCGGTTGTAACCATCACACAACCATTGGATGTGATCAAGACGCGGATGCAGAGTAGACACGCACGCACGGAGTACAGGAACTCGCTTAACTGCTGCTATCGCATCTTCGTGCAAGAGGGGATCACCACTTTTTGGAAGGGTGCAGTCCCAAGACTGTTCAAAGTAGCTCTGTCCGGTGGTATCTCCTTTGGGATATACGAATACGTGGAGAACCTCGTCTATGGCTTCCAAAATGAGGGATTCCTCAAATGA
- the SAP155 gene encoding Sap155p (similar to Saccharomyces cerevisiae SAP155 (YFR040W) and SAP4 (YGL229C); ancestral locus Anc_3.547) — translation MSAWPFGQSVSSSSGGPKEDVKSILARYFQKLQDDETALDESSIEQVLSLRDDDTLALLEQRQDSSLIDFLVFAFFYKLEDSATGGHAATKVPHLQYLLEQLLVAAPAGDWPRANVIADFLSIDNCVLIDELVKNFAYLDTIWSLLQFVNQEENLPLTAIFLKINENLLFARHQEYLNYIKLRPELVDDMLAHVTITPLMDFFLKIVGSDKIEQPTGILEHVAAQSFIPKCLQFFNNERFDSAVQNSVADLLKTLITISANAPIDEISIGPNILTRQLVSPQCIDQLVDIILLQRGTALNVTISVVIELIRKNNSDYDQVNLLSTTLEENYPTDRDPIYLGHLLGKFTEKLPQLFQIIDNIDNQSEVSENQIGEIFKPLGFERFKIVELIAELLHCSNMGLMNSKRARRIARKRDAIRRKDEQIHENLVDLKLDDITATNTQDEDTISNDSNDKNLNSSNNNSNSNDSNKSKSNDNDNNKNNNSNDRKMNKETHGDVVVQSEEDDDDDDDEEVDESFDIPYVNANQNEKLRTKPTLGDFFKITLYDNQIVPKILLLFLNYPWNNFWHNVVFDIIQQIFNGRMDFSYNSFIVFSIFDTLQSYQFNGLEPKMNFQITNNFILTGYKNSYKFYESHHMNLGYMGHIVLIAEEIVKFSKLYKVELISPRIFELLQENEWKVYAEQVLNDTRLMYSKILGGGTYVDDGNGNIIPQFPSDTASVLSSSDAGSDGGGLVNIEDLEEELTTESDLHEKLRTMLLSRSEEEVDERNKEKGVIILGPPPSASADTSTE, via the coding sequence ATGTCCGCGTGGCCGTTTGGACAAAGTGTCTCGTCGAGCAGCGGCGGGCCTAAAGAGGATGTTAAGAGTATACTCGCGCGGTACttccagaaactgcaaGATGACGAGACAGCGCTCGACGAGAGCTCGATAGAGCAAGTGCTCAGTCTGCGGGACGATGACACGCTCGCATTGCTTGAGCAGCGGCAGGATAGCTCGCTGATagattttttggtgtttgCGTTTTTCTACAAACTGGAGGACAGTGCTACAGGTGGGCACGCTGCGACGAAGGTGCCGCATCTACAGTACTTGCTGGAGCAGCTGCTTGTGGCGGCACCAGCTGGAGATTGGCCAAGGGCCAACGTGATCGCCGATTTCCTGTCAATCGACAACTGCGTCCTCATAGACGAGCTGGTCAAGAATTTTGCCTATTTGGATACGATCTGGTCGCTCCTGCAGTTTGTGAACCAGGAGGAGAATTTGCCCCTTACTGCCATCTTCCTGAAAATCAACGAGAATCTTTTGTTCGCTAGACACCAGGAGTACCTCAACTACATCAAGCTGAGGCCAGAGCTCGTGGACGATATGCTTGCCCACGTCACAATAACCCCGCTAATGGACTTCTTCCTGAAGATCGTTGGGTCAGACAAGATCGAGCAACCAACAGGGATCCTGGAACACGTCGCAGCGCAGTCGTTCATCCCAAAGTGTCtccagttcttcaacaacgagAGGTTCGACTCAGCTGTTCAAAACAGCGTTGCGGACTTGCTGAAGACGCTCATCACCATATCTGCAAACGCACCCATCGACGAAATCTCTATTGGACCAAACATCCTTACAAGACAACTTGTCTCCCCACAGTGCATAGACCAACTGGTCGATATCATCCTATTACAGCGCGGCACAGCATTGAACGTCACGATATCAGTCGTCATTGAACTCATCAGGAAAAACAACTCGGATTATGATCAAGTCAACTTACTCAGTACTACGCTCGAGGAGAACTACCCAACGGATAGAGATCCAATTTACCTCGGCCACCTTTTGGGTAAATTCACGGAAAAATTGCCCCAACTATTCCAAATCATAGATAACATCGACAATCAATCGGAAGTGTCTGAAAACCAAATTGGCGAAATTTTCAAACCTTTGGGCTTTGAAAGGTTCAAAATTGTGGAGTTAATTGCAGAGTTGTTGCACTGCTCTAACATGGGACTCATGAACTCCAAGAGAGCCCGGAGGATAGCTCGTAAAAGAGATGCCATTCGGAGGAAAGACGAACAAATCCATGAAAATCTCGTCGACCTGAAACTCGATGACATCACAGCTACCAATACCCAAGATGAGGATACAATTTCTAACGACAGTAACGACAAGAATCTTAACAGcagtaataataatagtaatagTAATGACAGTAATAAATCAAAAAGTAATGATAATGAcaataataaaaataacAATAGTAACGACAGGAAAATGAATAAAGAAACTCATGGGGACGTGGTTGTGCAAAGtgaggaagatgacgacgatgacgacgacgaagaagtTGACGAATCGTTTGATATACCGTATGTGAACGCAAACCAGAATGAGAAACTCAGAACGAAACCAACGTTAGGagattttttcaagattaCACTATACGATAACCAAATTGTGCCTAAGattttgctgctgtttctAAACTACCCATGGAACAACTTCTGGCACAACGTCGTGTTTGATATCATTCAACAGATATTCAATGGGAGAATGGACTTCTCCTACAATTCGTTCATAGTGTTCTCCATTTTCGACACTTTACAGTCGTATCAGTTCAATGGTTTGGAACCAAAGATGAATTTCCAAATCACGAATAACTTCATCCTGACAGGTTACAAAAATTCGTACAAATTCTACGAATCGCACCATATGAACTTGGGATACATGGGCCACATCGTCCTGATAGCGGAGGAGATTGTCAAATTCTCAAAATTGTACAAAGTCGAACTCATATCTCCACGGATTTTTGAATTGCTCCAGGAGAACGAATGGAAAGTCTACGCGGAACAGGTCCTGAACGATACAAGATTGATGTATTCCAAGATCTTGGGTGGGGGTACCTATGTCGACGACGGGAACGGCAACATCATCCCCCAGTTTCCCTCAGACACAGCATCTGTTTTGTCTTCATCAGACGCCGGTTCAGATGGAGGAGGACTCGTAAACATTGAAGACCTAGAGGAAGAACTAACCACAGAGTCCGACCTCCATGAGAAACTGCGGACGATGTTGCTGTCCCGctcagaggaggaagtcGACGAGaggaacaaagaaaaaggtGTAATTATCCTGGGACCACCACCATCAGCATCAGCGGATACATCAACAGAATAA
- the DUG1 gene encoding metallodipeptidase (similar to Saccharomyces cerevisiae DUG1 (YFR044C); ancestral locus Anc_3.555) has translation MFLRGLVSVIAPIQRRTFTMSKFDKLFEKVDSLKPEFIEVLAKAVAIPAVSGDETLRPEVVKKAHFLAGQLNDLGFQDVTLKPLGKQPPPVQNPDLELPPVVLARYGSDPAKKTVLVYGHYDVQPAAKEDGWDTEPFELVVDEKKGLLKGRGSTDDTGPLTGWLHVVRAHREIGLELPVNLITCFEGMEESGSLGLEELIEREASAYFKDVDAVCISDNYWLGTKKPVLTYGLRGVNYYQVTVEGPKADLHSGVFGGCIAEPMTDLVQVMSSLVNSQGKILIDGVDEMVAPVTAEEKKIYEKIDFSLEEFDKASGSHTSLFKKKEDILMHRWRFPSLSLHGIEGAFAGQGAKTVIPAKAIGKFSXXXXXXXKLDKLVIDHCHKYFETLGSPNRCTAELIHDGAYWVSNPFNAQFTAAAKATELVYGVEPDLTREGGSIPITLAFEQKLKCSVLLLPMGRGDDGAHSINEKLDISNFIQGIKLMGAYLHYYADSKEI, from the coding sequence ATGTTCCTACGTGGGTTGGTATCAGTGATTGCACCCATACAGAGACGCACGTTCACGATGAGTAAGTTTGACAAGCTGTTTGAGAAAGTGGACTCGCTGAAGCCAGAGTTCATCGAGGTTTTGGCGAAGGCTGTTGCGATCCCTGCCGTTTCAGGGGACGAGACACTGAGACCGGAGGTGGTGAAGAAGGCTCATTTCTTGGCGGGTCAATTGAATGACCTTGGGTTCCAGGATGTCACTTTGAAACCCCTTGGGAAGCAGCCTCCACCAGTGCAGAACCCTGACCTCGAATTACCACCTGTTGTTTTGGCCCGTTACGGGTCCGACCCAGCGAAGAAGACTGTCCTTGTGTACGGACACTACGACGTTCAGCCTGCCGCCAAGGAGGACGGGTGGGACACGGAGCCCTTTGAGCTTGTCGTAGACGAGAAGAAAGGGTTGTTGAAGGGGAGAGGGTCCACGGATGACACTGGTCCGCTGACCGGGTGGTTGCACGTGGTGAGAGCCCACAGGGAAATTGGCCTAGAGTTGCCCGTGAACCTGATTACCTGCTTTGAAGGTATGGAGGAGTCCGGGTCCCTAGGGTTGGAGGAGCTAATAGAGAGAGAAGCATCCGCCTACTTTAAAGATGTCGACGCTGTTTGTATCTCGGATAACTACTGGCTGGGTACCAAGAAACCCGTGCTTACGTACGGGTTGAGAGGCGTCAACTACTACCAAGTCACAGTGGAGGGGCCCAAGGCTGACTTGCACTCCGGTGTCTTTGGTGGTTGCATCGCTGAACCCATGACAGACCTTGTACAGGTTATGTCGTCCTTGGTGAACTCCCAGGGGAAAATCCTGATTGATGGAGTCGACGAGATGGTCGCCCCAGTGACTGccgaggagaagaagatctACGAAAAGATCGACTTCTCCCTGGAGGAGTTCGACAAGGCCTCTGGGTCTCACAcctctttgttcaagaagaaggaggacaTCCTGATGCACAGATGGAGGTTCCCTTCACTGTCCCTGCACGGTATCGAAGGTGCATTTGCAGGCCAAGGTGCCAAGACCGTCATCCCAGCAAAGGCCATCGGTAAGTTCTCGNNNNNNNNNNNNNNNNNNNNGAAGTTGGACAAACTGGTCATCGACCACTGTCATAAGTACTTCGAGACTTTGGGATCCCCAAACAGATGTACCGCAGAGTTGATCCACGACGGCGCCTACTGGGTGTCCAACCCATTCAACGCGCAATTCACCGCAGCCGCGAAGGCCACCGAACTCGTCTACGGCGTAGAGCCAGATCTGACAAGAGAGGGAGGGTCCATCCCAATCACTCTGGCGTTTgagcagaaactgaagtGCAGCGTGCTTCTTTTGCCAATGGGCAGAGGTGACGACGGTGCCCATTCGATCAACGAGAAGCTGGACATCAGCAACTTCATCCAAGGTATCAAGTTGATGGGTGCGTACTTGCACTACTACGCTGACTCCAAGGAGATCTAA
- the CNN1 gene encoding centromere-binding protein CNN1 (similar to Saccharomyces cerevisiae CNN1 (YFR046C); ancestral locus Anc_3.559): MNTPSKTRLLTADASEVITPFKERALEEQRLRETLLLSLTPGLQRRVGYQDSLRPLQENPRDTRLFLRDLSLALEARDRRQNLASKLGDALKDTDDEDDQEQDQLREIVQFSPPGSPRTSARSDQQTEEGDVESRMDEAVEPEVRTTESPKRLSQLIFSQLKGLERATKVRKIEPINIADVDPGSRNTQTNFGPQTPLHYSSQIGHDPVTDDNPASVGPNATTPSPETQIRHDDASLHYDDAAYEIPESVTPAFKHSPAWNGRVSVTPDSRKPMRGSHDVPNWDGVIAYLSRYTTVPRDVSIRDVYELCCQYMTLEQMNKLDREWFPMK, from the coding sequence ATGAATACACCAAGTAAGACCCGTTTACTTACTGCAGATGCGTCTGAGGTCATAACGCCGTTCAAAGAACGCGCCCTGGAGGAACAGCGGCTCAGAGAAACACTTTTGCTCAGTCTCACTCCAGGGTTGCAGAGAAGGGTAGGGTATCAGGATAGTCTACGGCCGTTACAGGAGAACCCTCGAGACACGAGATTGTTTCTCAGGGATCTCAGTTTGGCTTTGGAGGCGAGGGATCGCCGGCAAAATCTTGCGTCAAAGTTGGGGGATGCCCTGAAGGACAccgatgacgaagatgacCAGGAACAGGACCAATTACGAGAGATAGTGCAGTTTTCACCCCCTGGTTCACCTCGGACTAGCGCACGCTCTGATCAACAGACGGAGGAGGGGGATGTGGAGTCCCGAATGGATGAAGCGGTTGAACCCGAGGTTAGAACTACAGAGTCGCCAAAGAGGCTCTCACAGCTGATATTTTCTCAGCTGAAGGGCCTGGAGAGAGCGACCAAAGTCCGTAAAATAGAACCCATCAATATTGCAGATGTAGATCCAGGCAGCCGTAACACACAGACGAATTTTGGACCGCAAACACCGCTTCATTACTCGTCACAAATAGGGCACGACCCAGTTACAGACGATAATCCTGCATCTGTAGGTCCAAACGCGACAACACCATCACCAGAGACACAGATACGACACGACGACGCTTCCCTCCACTATGATGATGCTGCTTACGAAATACCGGAGTCGGTGACCCCCGCTTTCAAACATTCTCCTGCTTGGAATGGACGCGTGAGCGTTACACCGGACTCGAGGAAACCAATGCGGGGTTCACACGATGTTCCCAATTGGGATGGTGTAATCGCGTACCTGTCCCGGTATACGACAGTACCGAGAGATGTTAGCATAAGGGACGTGTACGAGTTATGTTGCCAATACATGACGCTGGAACAGATGAATAAGCTGGACCGGGAATGGTTCCCCATGAAGTGA
- the IRC6 gene encoding Irc6p (similar to Saccharomyces cerevisiae YFR043C; ancestral locus Anc_3.550) — protein sequence MRDKVLVVLEERGAQNTRWLTDVFGDGITGETPIYSDLTWTTKYYSETFDLYVDEYDDLDEWIEEFTSDDCAVLRDALAGVILVRTGIATGDHHSQRIANSLSTDDMFLVWLDKRESVDDRELPLPWEVVQLEETARDRELNEKSGAARLKEILDVHTWPGTDRLEQEPADMDELITLMREARLRCQDMSDDEESQRYAMSLAEQIAKRI from the coding sequence ATGAGGGATAAAGTGCTTGTCGTGTTGGAGGAACGTGGTGCCCAGAACACCCGTTGGCTGACGGACGTATTTGGAGATGGTATCACTGGTGAAACACCGATATACAGCGACTTAACGTGGACTACTAAATACTACTCGGAGACATTTGATCTTTACGTGGACGAGTACGATGATTTGGACGAGTGGATAGAGGAGTTCACATCAGACGACTGTGCGGTATTGAGAGATGCACTTGCCGGCGTGATCTTAGTAAGAACAGGCATTGCTACCGGTGATCACCACTCGCAAAGAATCGCAAACAGTTTGAGTACAGATGACATGTTTCTTGTGTGGTTGGATAAACGAGAGTCTGTGGATGATCGGGAACTGCCCTTGCCCTGGGAAGTAGTACAACTCGAGGAGACCGCCAGGGATCGTGAACTCAACGAGAAGAGCGGGGCTGCCCGCCTCAAGGAAATTCTTGATGTCCACACTTGGCCTGGCACAGACCGGCTCGAGCAGGAGCCCGCGGACATGGATGAACTAATCACACTAATGCGGGAGGCCAGGCTCCGCTGTCAAGATATGTCGGACGATGAGGAGTCCCAGAGGTATGCAATGAGCTTGGCTGAACAAATAGCTAAACGTATATAA
- the ERJ5 gene encoding Erj5p (similar to Saccharomyces cerevisiae ERJ5 (YFR041C); ancestral locus Anc_3.548) — MFLRVHTVLLSLVVLFAVVKAFTADEVEIFQLQKSLEDKYGPEMNLYKFLKLPNLKKSTSKEITKNLRRLSKKYHPDKNPKYKTLYARLNLATQILANDEKRKTYDYYWKNGFPDYDFQKGGFFFTRFKPQTWFLAAFVYVAVSVIHYYILKLQYTSNRRRIDSFILDCKQYDDTNGLGTKRLTFQRGPEEPTKQLLLKLGEVYLIEEDGTEELVSPDTIPLPTVYDSFFFKFPKWVMRKIHRTKDAADTKVDTKLKKN, encoded by the coding sequence ATGTTTCTTCGTGTCCACACAGTGCTACTGTCACTAGTTGTGCTGTTTGCAGTTGTGAAGGCCTTTACCGCAGATGAGGTGGAGATCTTCCAACTGCAAAAATCGCTGGAGGATAAATACGGGCCCGAGATGAACCTGTACAAGTTTCTGAAGCTgccaaatttgaagaagtcaACGTCTAAAGAGATCACGAAAAATCTGCGGAGACTATCGAAGAAGTACCATCCGGATAAGAACCCGAAATATAAGACTCTTTATGCTCGGTTAAACCTTGCAACGCAGATTCTCGCCAATGATGAGAAGCGGAAGACGTACGATTACTACTGGAAGAACGGGTTCCCGGACTACGACTTTCAAAAAGGTGGGTTTTTCTTCACTAGGTTCAAACCGCAGACGTGGTTTCTTGCAGCGTTTGTATACGTTGCAGTGAGTGTCATCCACTACtacattttgaagttgCAGTACACTTCTAACAGGAGACGCATTGACAGTTTCATTTTAGACTGCAAGCAATACGACGACACTAATGGGCTGGGCACGAAACGGTTGACTTTCCAAAGGGGGCCCGAGGAGCCTACTAagcagttgctgttgaagcTCGGAGAAGTGTACCTGATAGAGGAGGATGGTACGGAGGAACTGGTTTCACCGGATACGATCCCGCTACCCACCGTTTACGAttcattcttcttcaaatttcCCAAGTGGGTGATGAGAAAGATTCATCGGACGAAAGATGCTGCAGACACCAAGGTGGATACCAAATTAAagaagaattga